The following are from one region of the Rhizobium sullae genome:
- a CDS encoding gp436 family protein, whose product MPAFATIADIEARFPSELLLVAANEETGLRDDVRIGHGLDDASTEIRAILAARYSAADLAALDENSLAVVKVYCIDIAFYRIALSFSRSTDNIKERYDQAIKRLEAIASGKGALTTTNSGAGPVEDGSDVGQNEVILEAPERVFTRARLGRI is encoded by the coding sequence ATGCCCGCATTTGCCACCATCGCCGATATCGAAGCCCGCTTTCCGAGCGAGTTGCTCCTTGTTGCGGCGAACGAAGAGACGGGCCTTCGCGACGACGTGCGCATCGGTCACGGGCTGGACGATGCCTCGACCGAAATCCGCGCCATCCTCGCCGCCCGCTATTCGGCAGCCGACCTTGCCGCGCTCGACGAAAACTCGCTTGCCGTCGTCAAGGTCTATTGCATCGACATCGCCTTCTACCGGATCGCTCTCTCCTTCAGCCGCTCGACCGATAACATCAAGGAACGCTACGACCAGGCGATCAAGCGCCTTGAAGCAATCGCTTCCGGCAAGGGCGCGCTCACCACCACCAACAGCGGTGCCGGCCCGGTCGAGGACGGCAGTGATGTCGGCCAGAACGAAGTCATTCTCGAAGCGCCAGAGCGCGTCTTCACCAGGGCGAGGCTCGGCCGGATATGA